A stretch of the Mobula hypostoma chromosome 19, sMobHyp1.1, whole genome shotgun sequence genome encodes the following:
- the ankrd1b gene encoding ankyrin repeat domain-containing protein 1b, which yields MVMLRVEDLVTGKKSLAKPGEWEAGSLSVPEEFGSGGYCSAVAIEKQDDLKSQTEPFHFIPSHQHQKEKLQPVAHSKNIKPVEQRLKLETIDDLQFLVRLKKKKQSKTIAPGLPKEQEPEIITEPVDVETFWRAALDNKPLVVEKYLADGGEPDVCDQFNRTALHRACSEGNEEIVLKLLEAGASTEFRDMLDATAVHWSCRGGSLEVLKILLNKDAAVNAKDKLNSTPLHVAVRTGHYECAEHLIACGAELNARDIEGDTPLHDAVRLNRYRLMKLLMIYGAKITLKNCNGQTPLDLVLQWQTGTKEILNQFMETSQMSSK from the exons ATGGTGATGCTACGAGTTGAAGATCTG GTAACCGGTAAGAAGAGCCTGGCTAAGCCCGGGGAATGGGAGGCTGGTTCGTTGAGTGTGCCGGAGGAGTTCGGAAGTGGAGGATACTGCTCTGCGGTGGCGATcgagaaacaggatgatctgaaGAGCCAGACAGAGCCTTTCCATTTCATACCCAGCCACCAGCACCAGAAGGAGAAACTCCAGCCAGTGGCACATAGCAAAAAC ATAAAACCTGTGGAACAGAGACTGAAGCTCGAAACTATAGACGATCTTCAATTCCTCGTTAGGTTGAAGAAGAAGAAACAGTCTAAGACTATTGCACCGGGACTCCCAAAGGAACAAGAACCGGAAATTATA ACTGAACCTGTAGATGTTGAAACGTTTTGGAGAGCGGCTTTGGACAACAAGCCCCTTGTGGTGGAGAAATACCTTGCAGATGGTGGCGAACCGGATGTTTGTGACCAG TTTAACAGGACTGCCCTGCATCGCGCTTGCTCGGAGGGAAACGAAGAGATTGTACTGAAACTACTGGAAGCCGGAGCCTCCACAGAGTTTCGCGATATG CTCGACGCAACAGCGGTCCACTGGTCCTGTCGCGGGGGCAGCCTGGAAGTTTTAAAAATTCTGCTAAATAAAGACGCAGCTGTGAACGCAAAAGACAAG TTAAACAGCACTCCTTTGCACGTCGCTGTCAGAACCGGACATTATGAATGTGCTGAACATCTCATCGCGTGCGGAGCAGAACTTAATGCGAGAGACATT GAAGGGGACACGCCTCTGCACGATGCAGTGCGACTAAACCGTTACCGACTAATGAAGCTGCTGATGATTTACGGAGCCAAAATCACTTTAAAAAATTGC AACGGACAGACACCATTGGATCTTGTTCTTCAGTGGCAAACTGGCACAAAGGAAATACTTAACCAATTTATGGAAACCTCCCAGATGTCATCAAAATGA